A window of Sutcliffiella cohnii contains these coding sequences:
- a CDS encoding DUF4179 domain-containing protein, which translates to MSIFKELNDIKLDVSEFEETALSEHEEKRLLKRVNQKLTPRKTKRKWLGVSMALVAATILSISLTLDKGTIASMPFVGKPIEEYINEINTPDYSPYKTAIGETTENDLGKLTLNEVMMDDQKLFLSATFEPAEHVEFDYQTVITPKVKINGEDYTFTTGSQSIEINNEMFAIYNDIKFTQPIATENVTIELSYDTWDTTTAVEEPWTFQTVVSQQKLLAEKKIYEMDKEMTLKNGEIVTIEKVVATPISTTIYFDLSQSSTEEVNFRIESANGIVHEGGTSYRSNESGEISYTEYVSLGEGHYFLVAYNANDGTVLSEPIPIN; encoded by the coding sequence ATGTCTATTTTCAAAGAATTAAACGATATAAAGCTAGATGTGAGTGAGTTTGAAGAGACGGCGCTATCAGAGCATGAAGAAAAAAGGTTGTTAAAGCGGGTAAATCAAAAACTTACGCCACGAAAAACTAAGAGGAAATGGCTAGGTGTTAGTATGGCGCTTGTAGCTGCTACAATACTCAGCATCTCGTTGACACTTGATAAAGGAACGATTGCGAGTATGCCATTTGTAGGTAAACCAATTGAGGAATATATAAATGAAATAAATACACCAGACTATTCTCCATACAAAACAGCTATTGGGGAAACAACAGAGAATGATTTAGGTAAATTAACGTTAAATGAAGTAATGATGGATGATCAAAAATTATTTTTAAGTGCAACGTTTGAGCCAGCTGAACATGTAGAGTTTGATTATCAAACGGTAATTACGCCTAAGGTAAAAATAAATGGGGAAGACTACACATTTACTACTGGTTCTCAATCCATCGAAATAAATAATGAAATGTTTGCGATTTATAATGATATTAAGTTTACTCAACCGATTGCAACAGAAAACGTTACAATCGAACTTAGTTACGATACATGGGATACAACTACTGCTGTAGAAGAACCGTGGACATTTCAAACAGTAGTATCTCAACAGAAATTACTTGCAGAAAAGAAAATTTATGAAATGGATAAAGAAATGACATTAAAAAATGGAGAGATTGTTACCATTGAAAAGGTTGTAGCAACACCGATATCGACTACTATTTACTTCGATTTATCTCAAAGTAGCACGGAAGAAGTTAACTTTAGAATTGAATCTGCTAATGGAATTGTTCATGAAGGTGGAACATCTTATCGGTCGAATGAGAGTGGAGAAATATCCTATACAGAATATGTTTCATTAGGAGAAGGGCATTATTTCTTAGTAGCGTACAATGCTAATGACGGTACTGTATTGAGCGAACCTATTCCTATTAACTAA